A genomic region of Actinomycetota bacterium contains the following coding sequences:
- a CDS encoding ubiquitin-like small modifier protein 1 produces MSAIVRIPTQLRSLSGGEAEVRAEGSTVGEVLGALEAAHPGFRERLFDTTGSLRRFVNVFVADEDVRFVKGLDTPVADGQTVSIIPAVAGG; encoded by the coding sequence GTGAGTGCCATCGTCCGCATACCGACCCAACTCCGGTCCCTCTCGGGGGGCGAGGCCGAGGTGAGGGCCGAGGGTTCCACCGTGGGCGAGGTCCTTGGTGCGCTGGAGGCCGCTCACCCCGGGTTCCGTGAGCGCCTGTTCGACACCACGGGCAGCCTGAGGCGCTTCGTCAACGTGTTCGTGGCCGACGAGGACGTCAGGTTCGTCAAGGGGCTCGACACGCCCGTGGCCGACGGCCAGACGGTGTCGATCATCCCGGCGGTGGCCGGGGGCTAG
- a CDS encoding chlorite dismutase family protein has translation MGPVTPSEGWGVLHLFFEVGPVSDADPEAVVAAVKGAQADDHQVITFAVLGHKAQLGVMALGPDLWRIQRLQADLVAAGLDLVGSYLSLTEVSEYARGMPPERLEPRLHPQLPPPDAQVVCFYPMSKRRDATGNWYALDYEERYRLMEGHGRVGRKYRGQVVQLVTGSTGLDDWEWGVTLFAQEPGAIKTCVHEMRFDEASAVYAEFGPFYIGLIGPPEAILARVGITDDQS, from the coding sequence ATGGGCCCTGTAACGCCGTCGGAGGGCTGGGGCGTCCTGCACCTGTTCTTCGAGGTCGGGCCCGTCTCCGACGCCGACCCCGAAGCGGTGGTGGCGGCCGTCAAGGGCGCCCAGGCCGACGACCATCAGGTCATCACGTTCGCCGTGCTGGGCCACAAGGCCCAGCTCGGCGTGATGGCCCTGGGGCCGGACCTGTGGCGCATCCAGCGGCTCCAGGCCGACCTGGTGGCTGCCGGGCTCGACCTGGTGGGTTCCTACCTGTCGCTGACCGAGGTGTCCGAGTACGCCCGGGGCATGCCGCCCGAGCGCCTCGAGCCCCGCCTTCACCCCCAACTCCCGCCGCCCGACGCCCAGGTGGTGTGCTTCTACCCCATGTCCAAGCGCCGTGACGCCACCGGCAACTGGTACGCCCTCGACTACGAGGAGCGCTACCGGCTGATGGAGGGCCACGGCCGGGTGGGCCGCAAGTACCGGGGCCAAGTCGTCCAGCTCGTCACTGGCTCGACCGGCCTCGACGACTGGGAGTGGGGTGTCACCCTGTTCGCCCAGGAGCCGGGGGCCATCAAGACGTGCGTCCACGAGATGCGCTTCGACGAGGCCTCGGCCGTCTACGCCGAGTTCGGGCCCTTCTACATCGGCCTCATAGGCCCCCCCGAGGCCATCCTCGCCCGGGTCGGCATCACCGACGATCAGAGCTGA
- a CDS encoding FAD-binding oxidoreductase yields MGEGPERPPWYARFGGITGSESATQSISEQGIPVPPGGNFQGRKPRGRVDRDDLAGHLEERWSEESRCDRRAEVASVDWLTRTGTLRLGFEVTDDRPFKFVPGNFVRVELHVPDRGYRRGTYCIASAPSEYRRFDLLVRVVKGGRMSAHLASLGLGDEIMFRGPTGRSMVKAAGDGAVALVATGVGIAPFLSLSTVLLRSDPGRAIDLYWGLRQPDDICLTGELDRLTAAHPSFRYHVSLSEPPPGWAGLRGRLTSSLPPLLPALADRRFLLAGNGAMVEELTVGLSELGVSREDIYEEPYFNARHVADPAVVSGFVDAARAAGFGRTGEAAGEAAGEGEA; encoded by the coding sequence GTGGGCGAGGGGCCCGAGCGGCCGCCTTGGTACGCCCGGTTCGGCGGGATCACCGGGTCGGAGTCGGCTACCCAGTCGATCTCCGAGCAGGGGATCCCAGTCCCCCCGGGCGGCAACTTCCAAGGGCGCAAGCCCCGTGGGCGGGTCGACCGCGATGACCTGGCCGGTCATCTCGAGGAGCGCTGGTCGGAGGAGAGCCGGTGCGACCGCCGGGCCGAGGTTGCCTCGGTGGACTGGCTGACCCGCACGGGCACCCTGCGGCTGGGGTTCGAGGTCACCGACGACCGGCCGTTCAAGTTCGTCCCCGGCAACTTCGTACGCGTCGAGCTGCACGTGCCTGACCGGGGCTACCGGCGGGGGACGTACTGCATCGCTTCGGCCCCCTCCGAGTACCGCCGGTTCGACCTGCTCGTGCGGGTGGTCAAGGGCGGGCGCATGTCGGCCCACCTGGCCTCGCTGGGCCTGGGTGACGAGATCATGTTCCGAGGCCCGACGGGGCGCTCGATGGTGAAAGCCGCAGGCGACGGAGCGGTGGCCCTGGTGGCCACCGGGGTCGGGATCGCCCCCTTCCTGTCGCTGTCGACCGTGCTCCTGCGGTCTGACCCGGGGCGGGCCATCGATCTCTATTGGGGGCTGCGCCAGCCCGACGACATCTGCTTGACGGGCGAGCTCGACCGCCTGACGGCCGCACACCCGAGCTTCCGCTACCACGTCTCGCTCTCGGAGCCCCCGCCGGGATGGGCCGGGCTGCGGGGCCGGCTCACCTCGTCCCTGCCGCCCCTGCTCCCGGCCCTGGCCGACCGCCGGTTCCTCCTGGCCGGCAACGGGGCCATGGTCGAGGAGCTGACCGTGGGCCTGTCGGAGCTGGGCGTCTCCCGCGAGGACATCTACGAGGAGCCGTACTTCAACGCCCGCCACGTGGCCGACCCGGCTGTGGTGTCCGGGTTCGTGGACGCCGCCCGGGCGGCCGGTTTCGGCCGCACCGGCGAGGCGGCCGGCGAGGCGGCCGGCGAGGGGGAGGCGTAG
- a CDS encoding threonine synthase, translated as MEFVTGLRCRECGRAYPAEALHVCEFCFGPLEVDYDYDAIAAATTRESVAAGPLSVWRYANLLPARNDGAVDLGAGFTPLVRADRLAAELGLGELWIKNDTVNPTGSFKDRVVAVALARARELGFKVAACASTGNLANSVAAHAARAGMRHVVFVPADLEAGKIVMTSVYGPHLVAVEGSYDDVNRLCAELTSEQPTWAFVNVNLRTYYAEGSKTLAFETAEQLGWQTPDHVVVPVGSGSQLTKIAKGFDELWKVGLLDEQPHVRVSGAQAAGCAPIATAFTEHHDYVRPVKPDTIAKSIAIGNPADGWYALDVVRKSGGALAAVTDEELVEGMRLLARTEGIFAETAAGVTIATLAKLAAAGVVRSEERVVAYVTGHGLKTIESVAHKAGPTVTIPPTLEAFNAALGPDLYEEKP; from the coding sequence GTGGAGTTCGTGACTGGTCTGCGATGCCGGGAGTGCGGCCGCGCCTACCCGGCGGAGGCGCTCCACGTCTGCGAGTTCTGCTTCGGCCCGCTCGAGGTCGACTACGACTACGACGCGATCGCGGCCGCCACCACCCGCGAGTCGGTGGCCGCCGGACCGCTGTCGGTATGGCGCTACGCCAACCTGCTCCCGGCCCGTAACGACGGGGCCGTCGACCTAGGGGCGGGGTTCACCCCGCTCGTGCGGGCCGACCGGCTGGCCGCCGAGCTGGGCCTGGGCGAGTTGTGGATCAAGAACGACACCGTCAACCCCACGGGCTCGTTCAAGGACCGGGTGGTGGCCGTGGCCCTGGCCCGGGCGCGCGAGCTGGGGTTCAAGGTGGCGGCGTGTGCCTCGACCGGCAACCTGGCCAACTCGGTGGCCGCCCACGCGGCCCGGGCCGGCATGCGCCACGTGGTGTTCGTGCCCGCCGACCTCGAAGCCGGCAAGATCGTCATGACCTCGGTGTACGGGCCCCACTTGGTGGCCGTCGAGGGCAGCTACGACGACGTCAACCGGCTGTGCGCCGAGCTGACTTCCGAGCAGCCTACGTGGGCGTTCGTGAACGTCAACCTGCGCACCTACTACGCCGAGGGCTCGAAGACCCTCGCCTTCGAGACGGCCGAGCAGCTCGGCTGGCAGACCCCTGACCACGTAGTGGTCCCCGTGGGCTCGGGTTCCCAGCTGACCAAGATCGCCAAGGGTTTCGACGAGCTGTGGAAGGTGGGCCTGCTCGACGAGCAGCCCCACGTCCGGGTGTCGGGCGCTCAGGCCGCGGGCTGCGCACCGATCGCCACCGCCTTCACCGAGCACCACGACTACGTGAGGCCGGTCAAGCCCGACACCATCGCCAAGTCGATCGCCATCGGCAACCCGGCTGACGGCTGGTATGCCCTCGACGTGGTCCGCAAGAGCGGTGGTGCGCTGGCGGCCGTGACCGACGAGGAGCTGGTCGAGGGCATGCGCCTGCTGGCCCGCACCGAGGGCATCTTCGCCGAGACGGCCGCCGGGGTGACGATCGCCACCCTGGCCAAACTGGCGGCCGCGGGCGTGGTGCGCAGCGAAGAGCGGGTCGTGGCCTACGTGACCGGCCACGGCCTCAAGACGATCGAGTCGGTGGCCCACAAGGCCGGCCCGACCGTGACCATCCCCCCGACCTTGGAGGCGTTCAACGCCGCCCTGGGCCCGGACCTGTACGAGGAGAAGCCGTGA
- a CDS encoding glucosyl-3-phosphoglycerate synthase gives MAVMGPLRFDRRAFSPAAVAAAKGGRTVSVCLPARDEAATVGTIAARIAALDVVDEVLVVDDGSTDATGETASAAGAMVVTSRNGAGQQAGKGGALWTAVGAARGDVLVFCDADLVDFDPSFVTGLLGPVLTDERVAFAKGTYARPGDGGRVTELVARPLISLLFPHLAGFGQPLGGELAAHRWVLEAVPFVAGYGVDIALLVDVAALVGLEAMAEVDLGERRHRNRPLSELRPQAQEVMAAAFSRAGVGGPVPEHPPRGARRDERAGR, from the coding sequence ATGGCCGTCATGGGCCCCCTGCGCTTCGACCGGCGCGCGTTCTCTCCCGCGGCGGTGGCCGCGGCCAAGGGCGGCCGGACGGTGTCGGTCTGCCTCCCGGCCCGGGACGAGGCCGCCACCGTGGGGACCATCGCGGCCCGCATCGCCGCCCTCGACGTGGTGGACGAGGTGTTGGTGGTCGACGACGGCTCCACCGACGCCACCGGCGAGACGGCTTCGGCCGCCGGGGCCATGGTGGTCACCTCCAGGAACGGAGCGGGCCAGCAGGCGGGCAAGGGCGGGGCGCTGTGGACGGCCGTGGGAGCCGCCCGGGGCGATGTCCTGGTGTTCTGCGACGCCGACCTGGTCGACTTCGACCCGTCCTTCGTGACCGGGCTCCTGGGCCCTGTCCTGACCGACGAGCGGGTGGCTTTCGCCAAGGGGACCTACGCCCGGCCCGGCGACGGGGGCCGGGTCACCGAACTGGTCGCTCGGCCCCTGATCTCGCTGCTCTTCCCCCACCTGGCCGGCTTCGGCCAACCGCTGGGCGGCGAGCTGGCCGCTCACCGGTGGGTGCTCGAAGCCGTCCCGTTCGTGGCCGGGTACGGCGTCGACATCGCCCTGCTGGTCGACGTGGCCGCTCTCGTGGGTCTCGAGGCCATGGCCGAGGTCGACCTGGGGGAGCGCCGCCACCGCAACCGTCCGCTCTCCGAGCTGCGGCCCCAGGCCCAGGAGGTGATGGCCGCGGCCTTCTCCCGGGCGGGCGTCGGCGGGCCCGTGCCCGAGCACCCTCCCCGGGGCGCTCGGCGAGACGAGCGTGCAGGCCGGTGA
- the larE gene encoding ATP-dependent sacrificial sulfur transferase LarE, whose amino-acid sequence MTALDPATAPLAPAGDIEALRERLRGLGRVVVAFSGGADSAFLAWVAHETLGPAAAMAVTAVSASLAGAERHECAALAAEWGLRWSEVETFELDVAAYVANDRDRCAHCKTELMAAVGPLAAREEAVVVLGVNLDDLGDHRPGQEAAAARGAVFPLVDAGFTKAGVRDWSRRLGLRTWDKPAAACLASRLPHGTPVTLGRLRQVDGAEAALRRLGFGQLRVRHYGDVARVELEAPDLPEAVRRRAEVVEAVKSAGYRYVTLDLEGFRSGNLSPPLP is encoded by the coding sequence GTGACAGCCCTCGATCCGGCAACGGCCCCCCTGGCCCCAGCAGGGGACATCGAGGCCCTGCGTGAGCGTCTGAGGGGGCTAGGAAGGGTCGTGGTGGCCTTCAGCGGGGGGGCCGACTCGGCTTTCCTGGCCTGGGTGGCCCACGAAACCCTCGGCCCGGCGGCGGCCATGGCCGTGACCGCCGTCTCGGCGTCGCTGGCCGGGGCCGAGCGCCACGAGTGCGCCGCGCTGGCCGCGGAGTGGGGCCTTCGGTGGTCGGAGGTGGAGACCTTCGAGCTCGACGTGGCCGCCTACGTGGCCAACGATCGCGACCGCTGCGCCCACTGCAAGACCGAGCTGATGGCCGCCGTCGGGCCGCTGGCAGCCCGCGAGGAGGCCGTGGTCGTGCTCGGGGTCAACCTGGACGACCTCGGCGACCACCGACCCGGTCAGGAGGCGGCCGCCGCCCGGGGCGCGGTGTTCCCCCTGGTCGATGCCGGCTTCACCAAGGCGGGCGTCCGGGACTGGTCGAGGCGGCTGGGCCTGCGCACGTGGGACAAGCCGGCGGCCGCCTGCCTGGCCTCTCGCCTGCCGCACGGCACACCGGTCACCCTGGGCCGGCTGCGGCAGGTGGACGGGGCCGAGGCCGCCCTGCGGCGGCTGGGGTTCGGCCAGCTCCGCGTCCGCCACTACGGCGACGTGGCCCGGGTCGAGCTGGAGGCGCCCGACCTGCCCGAGGCGGTGAGGCGGCGGGCCGAGGTAGTCGAGGCCGTCAAGTCGGCCGGTTACCGCTACGTGACGCTCGACCTGGAGGGTTTCCGGTCGGGCAACCTCTCGCCCCCGCTCCCCTGA
- the groL gene encoding chaperonin GroEL (60 kDa chaperone family; promotes refolding of misfolded polypeptides especially under stressful conditions; forms two stacked rings of heptamers to form a barrel-shaped 14mer; ends can be capped by GroES; misfolded proteins enter the barrel where they are refolded when GroES binds): MAKMIAFDETARRALERGMNQLADAVRVTLGPKGRNVVLDKKWAAPTITNDGVSIAKEIDLEDPLERIGAELVKEVAKKTDDVAGDGTTTATVLAWAMVREGLRNVAAGANPMSLKKGIERAVESAVAAIKDIAVDVESKEQVAQVAAISAADTEIGDMISEAIDKVGKDGVITVEESQTFGMEMDLVEGMRFDKGFISPYFVTDPERMEAVLEDPYILFVSSKISAVRDLLPVLEKVMQSGRQLVIIAEDIDGEALATLVVNKIRGTFKSVAVKAPGFGERRKAMLQDMAILTGGQVISEEVGLKLENVTLDMLGRARKLTVTKDETTMVEGAGDEADIRGRISQIKAEMENTDSDYDREKLQERLAKLSGGVAVIKVGAATEVELREKKHRIEDAVSTTKAAVEEGVVPGGGVALLRAQPTVYELANTIEGDEGTGVRIVARALEEPLKQIAVNAGMEGGVIVERVRGMEGATGLNAATGDYEDLFKAGVIDAAKVTRSALQNAASIAGLFLTTEAVIVEKPDESKANQAAAAAGMDDF; encoded by the coding sequence ATGGCGAAAATGATCGCGTTCGACGAGACCGCCCGGCGCGCGCTGGAGCGGGGCATGAACCAGTTGGCCGACGCCGTGCGCGTGACCTTGGGGCCCAAGGGCCGCAACGTCGTGCTCGACAAGAAGTGGGCGGCCCCCACGATCACCAACGACGGCGTATCCATCGCCAAGGAGATCGACCTCGAAGACCCGCTGGAGCGCATCGGCGCCGAGCTGGTCAAAGAAGTGGCCAAGAAGACCGACGACGTGGCTGGCGACGGCACGACCACCGCCACCGTGCTGGCCTGGGCCATGGTCCGCGAGGGCCTGCGCAACGTGGCCGCGGGCGCCAACCCCATGTCGTTGAAGAAGGGCATCGAGCGGGCCGTCGAGAGCGCCGTGGCCGCCATCAAGGACATCGCCGTAGACGTGGAGTCCAAGGAGCAGGTCGCCCAGGTGGCCGCCATCTCCGCGGCCGACACCGAGATCGGCGACATGATCTCCGAGGCCATAGACAAGGTCGGCAAGGACGGGGTCATCACCGTCGAGGAGTCACAGACCTTCGGTATGGAGATGGACCTCGTCGAGGGCATGCGCTTCGACAAGGGCTTCATCTCCCCCTACTTCGTGACCGACCCCGAGCGCATGGAGGCGGTCCTCGAGGACCCTTACATCCTGTTCGTGAGCTCGAAGATCTCCGCCGTGCGCGACCTGCTGCCCGTCCTCGAGAAGGTCATGCAGTCCGGTCGCCAGCTGGTGATCATCGCCGAGGACATCGACGGCGAAGCCCTGGCCACCCTGGTCGTCAACAAGATCCGGGGCACGTTCAAGTCGGTGGCCGTCAAGGCGCCCGGCTTCGGCGAGCGCCGCAAGGCCATGCTCCAGGACATGGCCATCCTCACCGGCGGCCAGGTCATCAGCGAGGAGGTCGGTCTCAAGCTGGAGAACGTCACCCTCGACATGCTGGGCCGGGCCCGCAAGCTGACCGTCACCAAGGACGAGACCACCATGGTGGAGGGTGCCGGTGACGAGGCCGACATCCGTGGGCGCATCTCCCAGATCAAGGCCGAGATGGAGAACACCGACTCCGACTACGACCGCGAGAAGCTCCAGGAGCGCCTGGCCAAGCTCTCAGGCGGCGTGGCCGTCATCAAGGTCGGGGCGGCCACCGAGGTCGAGCTGCGGGAGAAGAAGCACCGCATCGAAGACGCCGTCTCCACCACGAAGGCGGCCGTGGAGGAAGGCGTGGTGCCCGGCGGCGGCGTGGCCCTGCTGCGGGCCCAGCCCACGGTCTACGAGCTGGCCAACACCATCGAGGGCGACGAGGGCACTGGGGTGCGCATCGTGGCCCGGGCGCTCGAGGAGCCGCTGAAGCAGATCGCGGTCAACGCCGGCATGGAGGGCGGGGTCATCGTCGAGCGGGTTCGCGGCATGGAAGGTGCGACCGGTCTCAACGCGGCCACCGGCGACTACGAGGACCTTTTCAAGGCAGGCGTCATCGACGCCGCCAAGGTCACCCGCTCCGCCCTGCAGAACGCGGCTTCGATCGCCGGGCTCTTCCTGACGACCGAGGCGGTCATCGTCGAGAAGCCCGACGAGTCCAAGGCCAACCAGGCGGCGGCCGCCGCCGGCATGGACGACTTCTAG
- a CDS encoding HAD family phosphatase has translation MTTLYVDIDGTLVGPGGDLFWGGSTRVAEALVKARQAGLDVVPVSGRGRVQVFELCRLLGLGRGLAELGCVHVEGREVRYELGTFPFVGQTPVQAMHQRGAIAAVAGLGLVPFDPWNEGREATFLLRGPVTAAQATAHLASLGFDWCEVIDNGHAHHLAPTGTGKAAAVRADMARHGLAPPATAYVGDSASDLACAAEVGQLWLVANADPALAWPNRTTGPYGEGVAEVVDRLLAAAR, from the coding sequence GTGACGACGCTCTACGTCGACATCGACGGCACGCTGGTCGGCCCCGGGGGGGACCTGTTCTGGGGGGGCTCGACGAGGGTGGCCGAGGCCCTGGTCAAGGCCCGGCAGGCCGGTCTGGACGTGGTACCCGTGTCGGGCCGGGGGCGGGTGCAGGTGTTCGAGCTCTGCCGGTTGCTGGGCCTGGGCCGGGGCCTGGCCGAGCTGGGGTGCGTCCACGTCGAGGGCCGGGAGGTGCGCTACGAGCTCGGGACGTTCCCGTTCGTGGGCCAGACGCCCGTGCAGGCCATGCACCAGCGGGGAGCCATTGCGGCCGTCGCCGGACTGGGCCTCGTCCCCTTCGACCCGTGGAACGAGGGGCGCGAGGCCACCTTCCTGCTGCGCGGCCCGGTCACCGCCGCGCAAGCCACCGCCCACCTCGCCTCGCTGGGCTTCGACTGGTGCGAGGTGATCGACAACGGCCACGCTCACCACCTGGCGCCCACCGGGACGGGCAAGGCGGCCGCCGTGCGGGCCGACATGGCCCGCCATGGCCTGGCCCCGCCGGCTACGGCGTACGTGGGCGACTCGGCCAGTGACCTGGCCTGCGCGGCCGAAGTCGGCCAACTGTGGCTCGTGGCCAACGCCGACCCGGCCCTGGCCTGGCCCAACCGCACCACGGGCCCCTACGGCGAAGGCGTGGCCGAGGTCGTCGACCGGCTTCTGGCCGCCGCCAGGTAA
- a CDS encoding DUF427 domain-containing protein → MRPQPVPPRPGQESVWDYPRPPRAEPVRRQCEVIFAGRTIAITLAPVRVIETSHPPTYYFPPESVIPGALVPNEHRTYCEWKGWASYFDVVGPDGQAAPDAAWTYRDPKPGFEAIADHIAFYPQPMEVCLVDGDFVRPQPGGFYGGWVTSDVAGPFKGVPGSEGW, encoded by the coding sequence GTGAGGCCCCAGCCGGTGCCGCCCCGCCCCGGCCAGGAGTCGGTATGGGACTACCCCCGCCCGCCCCGGGCCGAGCCCGTACGCCGCCAGTGCGAGGTCATCTTCGCGGGCCGGACCATCGCCATCACGCTGGCCCCTGTCCGAGTCATCGAGACCAGCCACCCGCCTACCTACTACTTCCCACCCGAGTCGGTGATCCCCGGGGCGCTGGTCCCCAACGAGCACCGGACCTACTGCGAGTGGAAGGGCTGGGCCAGCTACTTCGACGTGGTCGGCCCCGACGGCCAGGCCGCCCCGGACGCGGCGTGGACCTACCGCGACCCCAAGCCCGGGTTCGAGGCCATCGCCGACCACATCGCTTTCTACCCCCAGCCCATGGAGGTCTGCCTGGTCGACGGGGACTTCGTGCGGCCCCAACCCGGCGGCTTCTACGGCGGCTGGGTGACGAGCGACGTGGCCGGCCCGTTCAAAGGCGTGCCCGGCTCGGAGGGCTGGTAG
- a CDS encoding NIL domain-containing protein: protein MAATRVRLTFPEHLITEPVVGRMMRLFDVLPNIRRANIEDTFGWMVCEIVGERATVDAALAWAAEQGVGVELLGDVVEG, encoded by the coding sequence ATGGCCGCCACCCGAGTGAGGCTGACCTTCCCAGAGCACCTGATCACCGAGCCGGTGGTCGGGCGCATGATGCGGCTGTTCGACGTGTTGCCCAACATCCGCCGGGCCAACATCGAGGACACGTTCGGCTGGATGGTGTGCGAGATCGTGGGTGAGCGGGCCACGGTCGACGCCGCCTTGGCCTGGGCCGCCGAGCAGGGCGTAGGCGTCGAGCTCCTGGGTGACGTCGTCGAGGGTTGA
- a CDS encoding trehalose-6-phosphate synthase: MVAEPEHLVVVSNRGPLSFSRSDDGQLVARRGAGGLVSSLGPLVRDTGAMWLAAAISDADREAAAQGPIEAEGFRIRSLAVDARDYRMFYDVVANSTLWFLHHELFDLSRRPRLDRRWHSSWDAYRRVNRTFAQAVIDHAPEGATVLVQDYHLALVGTWLAQERRDLRAVHFTHIPFCDPASLRMLPTTVAEELLVGMSSHQSCGFHARRWAANFAECCQQVLGFEPATFVAPLSPDHEDIASTARSPQCAAALEELDERVGDRKLVLRVDRIELSKNLLRGFWAFDELLGAHPQWRGRVVFAALVYPSRESLPEYLAYRQEVESVAHLLNDRWGTPDWTPVLLDTSDNFPASVAALRRYDVLLVNPVRDGLNLVAKEGALLNERDGVLVLSREAGVWEELGPAALGVNPFDVTATADAMAAALAMEPGERASRGASARKLVARRSPRHWLDDQLAAATRDPGPANPLVGAP, translated from the coding sequence ATCGTCGCCGAGCCAGAACACCTCGTCGTCGTCTCCAACCGGGGCCCGCTGTCGTTCTCACGGAGTGACGACGGGCAGCTCGTCGCCCGCCGCGGGGCGGGAGGCCTCGTGTCCAGCCTCGGCCCTCTCGTACGCGACACGGGGGCCATGTGGCTGGCCGCGGCCATAAGCGACGCCGACCGGGAGGCGGCCGCCCAGGGCCCGATCGAAGCCGAGGGCTTCCGGATCAGGTCCCTGGCCGTCGACGCCCGCGACTACCGCATGTTCTACGACGTGGTGGCCAACTCCACCTTGTGGTTCCTCCACCACGAGCTGTTCGACCTGTCGCGCCGGCCCCGCCTCGACCGGCGCTGGCACAGTTCGTGGGACGCCTACCGGCGGGTCAACCGCACGTTCGCCCAGGCCGTGATCGACCATGCCCCCGAGGGCGCCACCGTGCTCGTGCAGGACTACCACCTGGCATTGGTAGGCACGTGGCTGGCTCAGGAACGGCGCGACCTGCGGGCCGTCCACTTCACCCACATCCCCTTCTGCGACCCGGCGTCGCTGCGCATGCTGCCCACGACGGTGGCCGAGGAACTGCTCGTGGGCATGAGCAGCCACCAGTCGTGCGGCTTCCACGCCCGGCGATGGGCGGCCAACTTCGCGGAGTGCTGCCAGCAGGTCCTGGGCTTCGAGCCCGCGACGTTCGTGGCCCCCTTGTCCCCCGACCACGAGGACATCGCCTCGACAGCCCGGTCGCCCCAGTGTGCGGCCGCCCTCGAGGAGCTCGACGAGAGGGTCGGCGACCGCAAGCTGGTGCTCCGGGTCGACCGCATCGAGCTGTCGAAGAACCTCCTGCGCGGTTTCTGGGCGTTCGACGAGCTCCTGGGGGCGCACCCGCAGTGGCGGGGCCGGGTGGTCTTCGCCGCACTGGTGTACCCCTCACGGGAATCGCTGCCCGAGTACCTGGCCTACCGCCAAGAGGTCGAGTCGGTGGCCCACCTGCTCAACGACCGGTGGGGTACCCCCGACTGGACGCCTGTCCTGCTCGACACCTCGGACAACTTCCCGGCGTCGGTGGCCGCCCTGCGCCGCTACGACGTGCTGCTGGTGAACCCCGTTCGCGACGGCCTCAACCTGGTGGCCAAGGAGGGCGCGCTGCTCAACGAGCGCGACGGTGTGCTCGTGCTCAGCCGGGAGGCGGGCGTGTGGGAGGAGTTGGGCCCGGCGGCCCTCGGGGTCAACCCCTTCGACGTCACCGCCACGGCCGACGCCATGGCTGCGGCCCTGGCCATGGAGCCCGGCGAGCGGGCCAGCCGGGGGGCCTCGGCCCGAAAGCTGGTGGCCCGGCGCAGCCCTCGTCACTGGCTGGACGACCAGCTAGCGGCGGCGACGCGCGACCCCGGGCCGGCCAACCCCTTGGTCGGCGCGCCCTAG